In Megalopta genalis isolate 19385.01 chromosome 17, iyMegGena1_principal, whole genome shotgun sequence, a single genomic region encodes these proteins:
- the LOC117223680 gene encoding tectonic-3, whose translation MAELHVIGQISSAISFKQSRLLCKWSFHAGNGWKILNGCEEGQTQESSDLYTNEPFWDHPIDIHYTTQSLQNSPKLLLQVFCRDTYERILFTSYGVCNVPLSPGSHSIECHTWKPIGNWKDRLRDKFLGITLQLKSPNVLINSLDRFELLTESMGTIRIELHILTRNFEKYGCHIRINMVKKPFILLFVYLVCNEIIYAKKIEEIFTCINETECNDLVEKDAIHDSLSTTINNIYTLPSDSSNNPIDSTESIKIRIIPSIQTPHKIKSSNEIRNHSIHKIQSDVCECDLVVSSCDINCCCDRDCNDFHLKVFSHCKYNQAELYDKRYCYGRNFIQRNNTSFVLEKLASNLFCILYDNLPPTYSVINDLNMKTEKDLRVAINPDRLKWKWEDQVHVPEYNSSDAYQDGDIMWIIQNAYIQPFEILQSGFIDTCTFKKTLMYLRQWKDRCLQTELINTNRFLFPMAFNNFTVIASPHLLNETYNEMSEQICPRNVCLTLNNYYCKYLWKECNNTVRPGSCINGSCYNVVTSVKYLIIHNGSMGLNSINAYFIIANVSQSFYQQFEVVYEWSDLDKEKSFTLSGNPGYMFGKPLVIGSLSKTGDIKSVIFNKTDSFLTLPIAMRSGQCSEINRHIVNFGEDIKLRCSVSLSTDNFNSSSCIELQNRTMHFLLKNSMFNITDTDQYSIYVSKTGNITNNNTADWAQILLDRIPQNIVEGQIVNDRLHCSGLITSIHLHILFSALANSKTLTNYNIQGIGIYFSNESDISWSTCWPENCTNILKVDIISYVTFHDVSKPSKYYFVGGPNLDLTLPYDFFYPLLNNSQYIESNIYLISSVVFIILMHISIY comes from the exons ATGGCCGAACTGCATGTAATTGGCCAAATTTCGTCTGCAATAAGTTTTAAACAATCGCGGCTTTTATGCAAGTGGAGTTTTCATGCCG GTAATGGCTGGAAAATTTTAAATGGTTGTGAAGAAGGACAGACACAAGAAAGTAGCGATTTatatacaaatgaaccattttgGGATCATCCAATAGATATACATTATACAACACAGTCTCTTCAAAATTCACCTAAACTTTTACTTCAAGTATTTTGCAGAGATACATATGAAAGAATATTATTTACATCATATGGTGTTTGTAATGTTCCATTATCCCCTGGCTCGCATTCCATAGAATGTCATACATGGAAACCAATTG GTAACTGGAAAGATAGACTGAGAGACAAATTCTTAGGGATAACTTTACAATTAAAATCACCAAACGTTTTAATTAATTCTTTGGATCGATTTGAGTTACTTACAGAAAGTATGGGAACAATTAGAATAGAATTGCATATACTCACacgaaattttgaaaaatatggATGTCATAT ACGTATCAATATGGTTAAGAAACCATTTATACTACTATTTGTTTACCTGGTGTGTAATGAAATAATATATGCAAAAAAGATTGAAGAAATATTTACCTGTATTAATGAAACAGAGTGTAATGATTTAGTAGAAAAAGATGCAATACATGATTCATTATCTACCACAATCAACAATATTTATACTTTACCTAGTGATAGTTCTAATAATCCTATAGACTCAACAGAGAGTATAAAAATTCGTATTATACCAAGTATACAAACACctcataaaataaaatctaGTAATGAGATAAGAAATCATtctatacataaaatacaatcTGATGTATGTGAATGTGACTTAGTA gtATCATCTTGTGATATCAATTGTTGTTGTGACAGGGATTGCAATGACTTTCACTTAAAAGTTTTTTCGCATTGTAAATACAATCAAGCTGAGTTATATGATAAACGTTACTGTTATGGTAGAAATTTTATACAACGGAATAATACATCATTTGTACTTGAAAAACTAGCAAGCAATCTCTTCTGCATTTTGTATGACAATCTTCCACCAACATACAGTGTTATTAATGACTTG AATATGAAAACTGAAAAAGATTTACGAGTGGCAATAAATCCAGATAGACTGAAATGGAAATGGGAAGACCAAGTACATGTACCTGAATATAATTCTTCTGATGCTTACCAAGATGGTGACATCATGTGGATAATACAAAATGCATATATCCAACCTTTTG AAATTTTACAATCTGGATTTATTGATACATGCACATTCAAAAAGACTTTGATGTACCTTCGTCAATGGAAGGATCGGTGTTTGCAAACTGAGTTAATTAATACAAACAGGTTTCTTTTCCCAATGGcatttaataattttactgTTATTGCTTCACCACATTTATTAAATGAAACTTACAATGAGATGTCAGAACAG ATATGTCCGAGGAATGTGTGTCtaacattaaataattattattgtaaatatcttTGGAAGGAATGCAATAATACTGTTAGACCAGGGTCTTGTATTAATGGATCATGTTACAATGTCGTTACGAGTGTGAAGTACTTGATTATTCATAACGGTTCAATGGGACTTAACAGCATTAATGCATATTTCATTATAGCCAATGTTTCTCAAAGTTTCTATCAACAGTTTGAAGTAGTTTATGAGTGGAGCGATCTGGATAAAGAAAAGAGTTTTACTCTTAGCGGTAATCCCGGCTACATGTTTGGAAAACCACTAGTCATTGGTAGTTTAAGTAAGACTGGCGACATTAAATctgttatttttaataaaaccgATAGTTTCTTAACATTGCCTATAGCTATGAGAAGTGGCCAATGTAGTGAAATAAACAGACACATTGTCAACTTTGGAGAAGACATTAAATTACGATGTTCTGTGTCTTTAAGTACTGATAACTTCAACTCATCATCTTGTATAGAATTACAAAATCGAACTATGCATTTTCTTCTGAAGAATTCTATGTTTAATATTACTGATACAGATCAATATAGTATTTATGTTTCAAAAACTGGCAATATTACTAACAATAATACAGCTGATTGGGCACAAATTTTACTTGATAGAATACCTCAAAATATTGTAGAGGGACAAATAGTCAATGACCGATTGCATTGTTCTGGATTGATAACTTCTATACACTTACATATTTTGTTCTCTGCTTTGGCAAATTCCAAGACATTGactaattataatatacaagGAATAGGTATTTATTTTTCTAACGAGTCTGATATATCATGGTCAACTTGTTGGCCAGAGAATTGCACAAACATATTAAAAGTAGATATCATTAGTTATGTTACATTCCACGATGTGTCAAAACCATCAAAATATTATTTCGTAGGTGGTCCAAATTTAGATCTTACCTTGCCATATGATTTTTTTTATCCACTATTAAATAATTCACAATATATTGAATCAAACATATATTTAATAAGTAGTGTAGTGTTCATTATACTTATGCACATTTCTATTTATTAA
- the LOC117223675 gene encoding GPN-loop GTPase 2: MSLIFGQLVIGPPGSGKTTYCHAMSNFLEKLGRKVAVINIDPANENMQYKPVVDISELIKHEDVMSHYGLGPNGALVYCMEFLETNIKWLITKVLDLKEYYIIIDCPGQVELYTHHNSISTIADKLEQNLVRLCSVHLIDSHHCSDADKYLSSLILCTTTMLKLGLPHVNIMTKFDEMKKFSDCLDFNVDFYTEVLNLKYLLDKLDENPFTSKFKKLNAAFVSLIEDYSLVSFIPLDISNQALLLQVKNSIDKANGYIFGGNEPQDVQTLLACAIGAENENERMSMIDSYFE, translated from the exons ATGAGTCTCATTTTTGGTCAATTAGTCATTGGCCCACCTGGGAGTGGGAAAACTACATATTGTCATGCTATGTCAAACTTTTTGGAGAAGCTAGGTAGAAAAGTTGCTGTAATTAatatcg ATCCAGCAAATGAAAACATGCAATACAAACCAGTAGTAGATATATCTGAATTAATAAAACATGAAGATGTAATGTCACACTATGGTCTTGGACCAAATGGAGCTTTAGTTTACTGTATGGAATTTTtagaaacaaatataaaatGGCTAATAACAAAAGTTTTAGATTTAAAGGAATACTATATCATTATTGATTGTCCAGGACAA GTTGAATTATATACACATCACAACTCAATCAGTACAATTGCTGATAAATTGGAACAAAATTTAGTCAGGCTATGCAGTGTACATTTAATAGATTCTCACCATTGTAGCGATGCTG ataaatatttatcttctTTAATTCTTTGTACCACAACCATGTTAAAACTAGGTTTACCTCACGTCAATATTATGACAAAATTTGATGAGATGAAAAAATTTAGTGATTGCTTAGATTTTAATGTAGATTTTTATACTGAAGTTCTGAATTTAAAATACTTATTGGATAAACTGGATGAAAACCCTTTTACATCAAa ATTCAAGAAATTAAATGCTGCTTTCGTATCACTGATAGAAGATTACAGTCTTGTTAGTTTTATACCATTGGATATTTCTAATCAAGCATTGTTACTGCAAGTAAAAAATTCAATTGATAAAGCTAATGGTTATATCTTTGGTGGAAATGAACCTCAAGATGTTCAAACTTTACTTGCATGTGCTATTGGAGCAGAAAACGAAAATGAAAGAATGTCAATGATAGATTCATATTTTGAATAA
- the LOC117223674 gene encoding trafficking protein particle complex subunit 13 isoform X2 has product METKPKNEHLLALKVMRLTRPTLASPIVVTCDSTDLPGNTLNNELKNDCTALQGMETLTVGQFMVLPQSFGNIYLGEMFSSYLCVHNGSSQLVEDVTVKVDLQTSTQIIPLSGNSGEMKDLPPGGTVDEVIHHEVKEIGTHILVCEVTYTPMNLGATPQSFKKFYKLQVVKPLDVKTKFYNAESDEVYLEAQIQNLTAGPICLEKVSLESSHLFSVSTLNTNGKGESIYGSVNVLDTDCSRQYLYCLKPQLTLLKDPKMMHNATNIGKLDIVWRSNLGERGRLQTSQLQRMAPEYGDLRVTIKDISLKVYLEQSLTFNCRIMNTSERSMDLMLCLESSNSIAWCGISTTKIGTLKPGVSIDIPLCLIALHSGIITISGLKLEDIFLKRTYDYDDLAQIFVSQNN; this is encoded by the exons ATGGAAACTAAACCAAAAAATGAACACTTACTAGCATTGAAAG tAATGAGGTTAACCCGACCTACTCTTGCAAGTCCAATTGTTGTAACTTGCGATTCAACGGATCTTCCTGGTAATACATTAAATAATGAACTTAAAAATGATTGTACTGCTTTGCAAGGAATGGAAACTCTTACTGTAGGACAATTTATGGTGTTACCACAAAGTTTTGG gAATATTTATTTAGGTGAAATGTTTTCAAGCTATCTGTGTGTACATAATGGTAGTAGCCAATTAGTAGAAGATGTTACTGTTAAA GTAGATTTACAAACAAGTACTCAAATTATTCCTCTTTCTGGTAATAGTGGGGAAATGAAAGATTTACCACCTGGTGGTACAGTCGATGAAGTAATACACCATGAAGTGAAAGAAATAGGAACACATAT ACTAGTATGTGAAGTAACTTACACACCTATGAATTTAGGTGCTACTCCACagtcatttaaaaaattttataaactTCAAGTAGTGAAACCATTAGATGTAAAAACAAAGTTTTATAACGCAGAG TCAGATGAAGTATATCTTGAAGCACAAATACAGAATCTCACAGCAGGTCCAATATGTTTAGAAAAAGTTTCTCTTGAATCATCTCACTTATTTAGTG tgtcAACTCTAAATACAAATGGGAAGGGAGAATCTATCTATGGATCAGTTAATGTATTAGATACTGATTGCAGTAGGCAGTATTTGTATTGTTTAAAACCACAATTAACTTTGTTAAAAGATCCCAAAATGATGCACAATGCAACAAATATTGGAAAATTAGATATTGTTTGGAGAAGTAATTTAGGAGAAAGAGGAAGGCTACAAACAAGTCAGTTACAAAGGATG GCACCTGAATATGGTGATCTGCGAGTTACTATTAAAGACATTTCTttaaaggtttaccttgaaCAATCACTTACATTCAATTGTCGTATAATGAATACATC cGAAAgaagtatggatttgatgctttgtTTGgaatctagtaactctattgcATGGTGTGGTATATCTACTACAAAAATTGGAACACTAAAGCCTGGTGTGTCAATTGATATTCCTTTATGTCTAATTGCATTACATAGTGGTATTATA ACTATCTCAGGATTAAAGTTGGaggatatatttttgaaaaggaCATATGACTATGATGATTTGGCACAAATATTTGTGAGTCAAAACAACTGA
- the LOC117223674 gene encoding trafficking protein particle complex subunit 13 isoform X1, which yields METKPKNEHLLALKVMRLTRPTLASPIVVTCDSTDLPGNTLNNELKNDCTALQGMETLTVGQFMVLPQSFGNIYLGEMFSSYLCVHNGSSQLVEDVTVKVDLQTSTQIIPLSGNSGEMKDLPPGGTVDEVIHHEVKEIGTHILVCEVTYTPMNLGATPQSFKKFYKLQVVKPLDVKTKFYNAESDEVYLEAQIQNLTAGPICLEKVSLESSHLFSVSTLNTNGKGESIYGSVNVLDTDCSRQYLYCLKPQLTLLKDPKMMHNATNIGKLDIVWRSNLGERGRLQTSQLQRMAPEYGDLRVTIKDISLKVYLEQSLTFNCRIMNTSERSMDLMLCLESSNSIAWCGISTTKIGTLKPGVSIDIPLCLIALHSGIIVNFVIFQTISGLKLEDIFLKRTYDYDDLAQIFVSQNN from the exons ATGGAAACTAAACCAAAAAATGAACACTTACTAGCATTGAAAG tAATGAGGTTAACCCGACCTACTCTTGCAAGTCCAATTGTTGTAACTTGCGATTCAACGGATCTTCCTGGTAATACATTAAATAATGAACTTAAAAATGATTGTACTGCTTTGCAAGGAATGGAAACTCTTACTGTAGGACAATTTATGGTGTTACCACAAAGTTTTGG gAATATTTATTTAGGTGAAATGTTTTCAAGCTATCTGTGTGTACATAATGGTAGTAGCCAATTAGTAGAAGATGTTACTGTTAAA GTAGATTTACAAACAAGTACTCAAATTATTCCTCTTTCTGGTAATAGTGGGGAAATGAAAGATTTACCACCTGGTGGTACAGTCGATGAAGTAATACACCATGAAGTGAAAGAAATAGGAACACATAT ACTAGTATGTGAAGTAACTTACACACCTATGAATTTAGGTGCTACTCCACagtcatttaaaaaattttataaactTCAAGTAGTGAAACCATTAGATGTAAAAACAAAGTTTTATAACGCAGAG TCAGATGAAGTATATCTTGAAGCACAAATACAGAATCTCACAGCAGGTCCAATATGTTTAGAAAAAGTTTCTCTTGAATCATCTCACTTATTTAGTG tgtcAACTCTAAATACAAATGGGAAGGGAGAATCTATCTATGGATCAGTTAATGTATTAGATACTGATTGCAGTAGGCAGTATTTGTATTGTTTAAAACCACAATTAACTTTGTTAAAAGATCCCAAAATGATGCACAATGCAACAAATATTGGAAAATTAGATATTGTTTGGAGAAGTAATTTAGGAGAAAGAGGAAGGCTACAAACAAGTCAGTTACAAAGGATG GCACCTGAATATGGTGATCTGCGAGTTACTATTAAAGACATTTCTttaaaggtttaccttgaaCAATCACTTACATTCAATTGTCGTATAATGAATACATC cGAAAgaagtatggatttgatgctttgtTTGgaatctagtaactctattgcATGGTGTGGTATATCTACTACAAAAATTGGAACACTAAAGCCTGGTGTGTCAATTGATATTCCTTTATGTCTAATTGCATTACATAGTGGTATTATA GTAAACTTTGTAATATTTCAGACTATCTCAGGATTAAAGTTGGaggatatatttttgaaaaggaCATATGACTATGATGATTTGGCACAAATATTTGTGAGTCAAAACAACTGA
- the LOC143258740 gene encoding proteasome assembly chaperone 3-like, with protein MSSNDLTLYVVQTNISNNVCSKDLKIFYLSATDGGVTNFCNRILLIVTHFKKFGSLVSVTRGPLIHQLTNSVFSTKVLFGKDDIEVVAAARFIAEQINADKPLLLSISLKSYDPDTIKAIASTVNEMKVW; from the exons ATGTCGTCCAACGACCTAACTTTGTATGTAGTACAAACAAACATCTCTAACAATGTATGTAGTAAGGATTTGAAAATTTTCTATCTCAGCGCCACCGATGGTGGAGTGACGAACTTTTG tAATCGCATATTGTTAATTGTAACACATTTTAAGAAGTTTGGGTCATTGGTATCGGTAACTAGAGGACCTTTAATACATCAGTTAACTAATAGTGTATTTTCTACAAA AGTTTTGTTTGGAAAGGATGATATCGAGGTTGTGGCAGCTGCTAGGTTCATAGCGGAACAAATTAATGCAGATAaaccattattattatcgatATCTTTGAAAAGTTATGATCCAGATACAATTAAAGCTATTGCCTCAACTGTAAATGAAATGAAAGTGTGGTAA
- the LOC117223674 gene encoding trafficking protein particle complex subunit 13 isoform X3, which yields MRLTRPTLASPIVVTCDSTDLPGNTLNNELKNDCTALQGMETLTVGQFMVLPQSFGNIYLGEMFSSYLCVHNGSSQLVEDVTVKVDLQTSTQIIPLSGNSGEMKDLPPGGTVDEVIHHEVKEIGTHILVCEVTYTPMNLGATPQSFKKFYKLQVVKPLDVKTKFYNAESDEVYLEAQIQNLTAGPICLEKVSLESSHLFSVSTLNTNGKGESIYGSVNVLDTDCSRQYLYCLKPQLTLLKDPKMMHNATNIGKLDIVWRSNLGERGRLQTSQLQRMAPEYGDLRVTIKDISLKVYLEQSLTFNCRIMNTSERSMDLMLCLESSNSIAWCGISTTKIGTLKPGVSIDIPLCLIALHSGIIVNFVIFQTISGLKLEDIFLKRTYDYDDLAQIFVSQNN from the exons ATGAGGTTAACCCGACCTACTCTTGCAAGTCCAATTGTTGTAACTTGCGATTCAACGGATCTTCCTGGTAATACATTAAATAATGAACTTAAAAATGATTGTACTGCTTTGCAAGGAATGGAAACTCTTACTGTAGGACAATTTATGGTGTTACCACAAAGTTTTGG gAATATTTATTTAGGTGAAATGTTTTCAAGCTATCTGTGTGTACATAATGGTAGTAGCCAATTAGTAGAAGATGTTACTGTTAAA GTAGATTTACAAACAAGTACTCAAATTATTCCTCTTTCTGGTAATAGTGGGGAAATGAAAGATTTACCACCTGGTGGTACAGTCGATGAAGTAATACACCATGAAGTGAAAGAAATAGGAACACATAT ACTAGTATGTGAAGTAACTTACACACCTATGAATTTAGGTGCTACTCCACagtcatttaaaaaattttataaactTCAAGTAGTGAAACCATTAGATGTAAAAACAAAGTTTTATAACGCAGAG TCAGATGAAGTATATCTTGAAGCACAAATACAGAATCTCACAGCAGGTCCAATATGTTTAGAAAAAGTTTCTCTTGAATCATCTCACTTATTTAGTG tgtcAACTCTAAATACAAATGGGAAGGGAGAATCTATCTATGGATCAGTTAATGTATTAGATACTGATTGCAGTAGGCAGTATTTGTATTGTTTAAAACCACAATTAACTTTGTTAAAAGATCCCAAAATGATGCACAATGCAACAAATATTGGAAAATTAGATATTGTTTGGAGAAGTAATTTAGGAGAAAGAGGAAGGCTACAAACAAGTCAGTTACAAAGGATG GCACCTGAATATGGTGATCTGCGAGTTACTATTAAAGACATTTCTttaaaggtttaccttgaaCAATCACTTACATTCAATTGTCGTATAATGAATACATC cGAAAgaagtatggatttgatgctttgtTTGgaatctagtaactctattgcATGGTGTGGTATATCTACTACAAAAATTGGAACACTAAAGCCTGGTGTGTCAATTGATATTCCTTTATGTCTAATTGCATTACATAGTGGTATTATA GTAAACTTTGTAATATTTCAGACTATCTCAGGATTAAAGTTGGaggatatatttttgaaaaggaCATATGACTATGATGATTTGGCACAAATATTTGTGAGTCAAAACAACTGA